From the Catharus ustulatus isolate bCatUst1 chromosome 2, bCatUst1.pri.v2, whole genome shotgun sequence genome, the window GGTGCAATTCCTATCAAACTAATTTGCAAATAATCTTCACCAACCTTTTTCCTTGCAAAACAGAAAGGCACAACAAAGAGGTCTTTTTCAAAGCACAAATATGTCAAAATCCATGCAAATCCGCAAAAACTTCACTTCCACTCAGctaatattttccttcagacACCAGTTTCAGTACATGATTTTCCCTGCTATTCTCAGTGACTCATACACATATTCACTTGGTAATTAATGCTCCACTCCTGAACTGGTGATAAAGGCCAGCCTGGTGTTCCCACCACAGAGCTGTCAGATAAGTGCTGCTGTAGAGCATCATTGATGCCAGAGGATGCAGGACATTAACTGTCATAAAACATCAGGGGACAAAAAAGACAGTCTTGCCTCGCTCAGCTGTCTTATCCACTGATCAGCTCCAGCAGTTAAATGCTgttgcagaatcacagaatcatttaggctgcAGAAGCCCTCCAAAATCATCAagcccacagcactgctgagcccaCCACTagcccatgtccccagctgccacATCCCCACATGCATTTATTGTTTATCTTGTCTGCATTTGGATCCTTTCACTTCAGCAAAATCTTCTCTCCATTGAACCATAATGGTCCAAATACCACTACATCCACTACATTAAAAAGAGGGCATCCCTAAAAAGGCCAGGCACATACTCCTTGCCAATTGCCTGGTCCTCCACCATGAAATAACAGAAAGAGCAAAGAAGAATTATGAGAACTATCTAAAGGAAGGTAAACCAGCAAGATAGCAACTGAAGAGAGAGGTTGAAATCCAGCCATTGCATCCACctaaaaaaaatgaggaaaatttggggaaaacacACTTTTTTGGCTGTGGGTGGGTCAGCTCTAGAGAGATCAGAGGGGTCTGCCCACCTAGAGATGCTCGGATTGTTGAAATGTTGAATTAGTTTCTCTTGTAGGAAATTAAACAGACAGTGGGAAGAGAAAGGCATGACTGCTGCCTGTGAAAAGGGACAGTATGCTGCCCAATGGGGGCTGGGCTTGACCAGAATGACCTTAAATCCCTAATATTAATGcaataaagaaattcttctgCAAAGTCATAAGTAATACAAACACACCTGAACCTCTAATAGgcagtagaagaaaaataattaaatatcatCTTTGCAGTTTAGCCAGGGGGGTGATGGTTTGAGGCAATCTAGGAATGCTGGTTCTAACTGGGTTAACATTTGCCTACTTAGGGGAGCCTTAGTGACAACTCTTCTAATCAGCAGTGACTGCAAGAAATGGCTGAGAATCAACACAGCATAAAGCAGCTGTTTGATCCTCACAAATTCCCATGGAggtgagctgcccagggaatttTGAAATGTGTCTTGTGCCTGATTGTGCAATGGAAAATGTGCCAGCAAGCCCTGTCGTGGCCAGAGCCATCACTAACAGGGTTAGGCAGTGGTAAACCATATTGTATGTTAGAGTTGTGCTTTACCTGCCTGTAAATGTCACCTCCTCGACTGCCCCTTATTCATACATGTTCCCCTCTTGCCCTTCCTCTTTGGGATCAGAGTTCAGTGAGCACCCACTGCAGAATTCCTCACCTGTCCTGGGTCCCATGTGACCCcactttttcattcttcatgcAGAAATCGggtgagctctgcaggtaaATCAGCTCTGTCTCTTTAACTGGCCTGATATCAATATCCTTTGGCACAAGGTATTTGCGCGTGCCCATGGGCCGGTGGACAACCTTGGTGGCAGacaaatatttggttttgaGGTCCAATGCAATGTCCCGCAGCTCTTGAAGGCCTTTCCAACAGGTCTTGATAGAGCATGACCCAGAAACTCCATGGCACTTACATttcatttcaagagaggctttCAAGACCTGCAAAAAGGAATGCAGGAGTTAGGAAATGCTCTTTTCTTACCACCAAACATCCCACAAGCTTGCTAATGAAGGCACTTCCTTAGCAAGAACTGCTATAGAAAAGTGCTGCTGTTCTCATTTCTGTACAGGCAGCCTAGAGTAGCTACTTTGCCAAGTGCATGAGATCCTACAGCTCTTTGGTGATCACTGTCAGCCCAGCACTACTTTCACAAGggcccctctgcagccaggagaCAGAAGAGTATTATGACTTTTGATTAGATATCTATATTGGGCTGTATTTCCGCCCTGCAAATTCCTAAGGAGATGAATATCAAAGTATTCCATAAATAGATAATCAACATCAATTTCAACCCCCAGCAGCTTTGGGCTTTGGTAAGAGAGATGTCATGGCTTTGTTGAATTCAGTGCACTCTCACCCTGCCTTTCTGCTGGTCATGGGGCCAAAATAGCCTTTTACTTTGATTCTGCACTGTTCTCATTTCAGTGGGACGTGGCAGGATGCTGCCAGGAAGGGCTGAATGCACCAGCCATGGCAACACAATGCCCCAAACAAAAATTTGCCCTTTGCAATTGAAACAAAAACTCAAGACATtacaaaaataagattaaaaaaaaccaaaacccaaaccccacacaaacGAACTGAATAGTGTGGGAAtagtagggggaaaaaaagagccaGGGAGGGAAAGTTCAGCATGGTTGTGCTCTGCAAAGGTGGACTCAGCCTGTAGCTACACAGCAAGCTCCCAATGAGCTCAGCATGCTCTGAGTTTGTTTGCACAGCCAGTCCTGGAAGCAGCAAGCTGTGCAGTAGGAGCAGTCTGTGGAACCACTGGAGACCCAGAGATGGATGCAGGGGTCACTTTTATAGCCCCCCCATGCATTTCTTCAGCTGCATGGAGGGCTGCTAGAGGGATTTGCACATCAGTGCACACCAGGCACTGCACATGGTAAATATTATCCCTCCACTGGATGCAAGCTGTAAAAAGCAGCTTGTGCCAGATATGAGAACAATCACTAGCACAGcagtttaaaaaaggaaaaaaatcctccctcctggctgcagggatggctggaGGCAACTGCTGCTGGATGCATCTGGCAGATGATAATCCTCCACATTTACACAGCACTTTGCCCACTCAATGCCCTTGGCAGAGCTCACTGGGACCCATCCCCACCACACCTCCTGGGGCAGGCACGCCAGAGCCAACGCTGGCTGTGAACAGTTGGCCATGGACATCCCACCCACAGTCAAACAGGGCTGGTAGCAGCATTTGGGACCTCCTGAGTCACAGGGTGAGTTCTACAGGCACCATTTTCAGCAGGCCAAAGGAGTTCAGAGCAATCCAGGAGAAACTTGCTCCTTTTGCTGGCTGATGGAGACACTGAACCTCACCGAGTGACCAACACTACAGATGATTGTACAAGTACAATAACTCTTGTGGATTTGTTACCTGTCTCCCTACTTCACTGTTGTGCAGATGCATCAGTTTATTGGCTTGTGATCCTGATTTTTTCATCTTCATGGGAGCATCTGAAAATTTGGACCCCATGATAAGACCATAGTTGAGGTTGTCTGCACATCCTCCCCATCGATACCCAGGTCCAGGTGTCTCACCTGGGATGGGACCACAGGAACAGCCAGGGAGGTCCCCGGTGGTGCAGGCTCTGGCAATGGTGTggctgatggcagcagcagagagggcaTACACAAATGCTGACTCCCTTGTGCCTGAAAGAGACAAGAACCGCAGCTCAGCCTCCTGGGCCAGATAAACATTCCTCAAAAAGAGACTCACACAGTCTGTGTTCTACAGAGCAGCCAACACACCAACTCACTGCAGCTGAGATGTCCCATGGCAGTGCTAGTTTAGAGCACATCTAAGTGAACTCTTCAACATCAGACAACATCCCAGCAGGGCAAGGACTCAATGGATTTAGGTATCTTGTTCACTGTGGTGTGATTTGCTCTTGGAGCTTGTGGTTAAACCCTTCCATAGACTCTCCTACCTCATTTTGCTCCTGTGCTCATCCCATGACTCCCAGTGGGACAAGCAGACCAGAATGGTGGTCTGCTTTGTAAGGGTTGTGGCAGACCAGTTCTTGGACCCAAGAGCCTGTGGGCATGACGAATAATTCACCATTATGGCACCATAATGATGGATGTGGTCTCAGGGAACAGGACAAGTAGGCTTTGCAGTCCCTCCATGGCTTCCCAGGAGCAAGACCCTTCCTatctccagcacacacacacacacaggctgaCTACTGACCCCAGTCCcagctgagccagcagtgctgtttaCCTCTCTCTAAGTCCAGCAGGTAGTTAGGAGCCAGCTCTATGGAGGAGCAGTTCCACCTCATGTCTGAGAAGGTTTTGCGGCAGGTCTTTATCACCTCCCTCGCTGCCTGGATAATGGTCTGCATTAGCTCCAGGTTGCTGCGGCACAGCTGCACCTGAGAAACCACCAGGCCTTCAAGCTGcttgcagtgctgggtttggttCAGGGCCAAAGCCAAAGGAGTCTTGGACAGAGCTCTGAGGAGACAAGCACATGCAAAAAAGCATTAGAGCACAGTCTAGTTGCCTATTTTCACCTGACTTAATTAAAGCTTTCTGTGAATAGGTGCCTAGATAAAGCTGGTGAGAAAGATGAGCAGCTATGAAGAGTGATTTATCTCATATAAAGTAGCTGTTTAAGGGAGGTGGGAAGAAACACCCTTTAGCAGTGTGCAATTCTCTCCACTATTGAGGGGAGTCTGCACAAGGCTCCAGGGGCATATGTCAACTCAACTGGATGTGTAAATCCTTTGGGGATGGTTGTTTGCTGGAGAATGAAGAGCACAGACCTCCCAACAGAGTGAAAAATGACCCATCAGTTCCATGATAAAAGAAATCTGGATCCTCCAAGACTGTGGCATTTGGGAAAGAAAGCAACGTTGGTGTTATCAGTATTTTGCATTCAGCATCTGTCTCTCACACTCTCAAAGGATTATGCTAAATGTCATGTAATTAATTATGGAGAAAATCCCCTGCGAGGCCTAGGGAGAAATCACCAAATTTGCAAAACATATGCTTTCACTTAGAGTTAATGCCAGGGGCCTCCACTGATTCAATCACTGTTGCACAGAGATAAGTCTGTTTCTATGGTCTCCAAAAGCCATAGTGCAAAAGCTCAGTGGGAGTATGTGCAGAGAGAGTACCACAGTCAAATCCAAGGAGGGATCCATGAATACCAGCACATATGTTACCATGGCAGAAAAGAGCAACATCCCACAGTGGTGGTTCTTCTGCTGTCCAAATGCCAACTTTTCCaggttaaaaaaagaacaaatgctGACAATGCATTTTACAGGGCTGTACTCTTCTTCCCTGAGCACCACAATGATCAGCAGAAGCCTGGTGTGTAACTCTCTTTGTATCTTTATGGCTTTCTTAGGCGAGTCATAAAAGCTATTCATTCCCATAAAACAACTTTCTAGCTGGCTGCATCAATAATCTGATGGCATCTGATCCTGGCAATATGACTTTAACACgtatttccttctctccttgtTAAATGTGTTGGCTTTCAGATTCATCCCAAGCCATCTTGGTTAGTTTGGCTTGTTAACAAACATATTTTGGGGTGCATTTCACTTTATTACTGTAACATCCACGTTCTTCAGAAGTTAAATGAGATGGAAACAGAGCTGAAATTGAGCCCTAACCAAAACTGGAGGTATTAAATCCTTGCTGGGGATGAATAGGCCTGCACTGACAAATTCCCAGGTGGCTGGAGTTTGGCATTTCTGGCACAAGATAATCAGTGGCAAACTTGGAAGGGAAACCACCACTCTGCTagctatataaatatatacttCATACACGTATTTAAGGGGTCCATTAAACATACTGCAAGCAGAAGTCATTGCCAGTGAATttcaagggaaaggaaaaagtggtggacttggcagtgctaaGTTAttggttggactcaatgatcacagaggtcttttccaacctaaatgattctatgatttaatCTGCCCTGCAGTTCATCTCAGACCCTACACACTGGTGTTCATGCAATGCTCCCTGCTTGGAGAGGGGCCCCTCCAGAAAGCAACTCATCCTGCCTTAGATGTGAACCTGAGCTGGTGGGAAAAAACCTTGTTGGTGATACACTGGGTGTTCAGGTATCTCAGAGAGATCATGTCCTTGAATGTAGAGATGTGAGGCTCTGAATACTGTGACTGTCACCTCACAGCAGTCCTTCAGGATCCTTCTTTAGCTCATGGGAAGCAAAAAGCCACATCTAGGAAGCAGTTAGCCTTTGGT encodes:
- the WNT11 gene encoding protein Wnt-11 isoform X1 codes for the protein MKPSLRFFLAGFLLLILQTGLCYGIKWIALSKTPLALALNQTQHCKQLEGLVVSQVQLCRSNLELMQTIIQAAREVIKTCRKTFSDMRWNCSSIELAPNYLLDLERGTRESAFVYALSAAAISHTIARACTTGDLPGCSCGPIPGETPGPGYRWGGCADNLNYGLIMGSKFSDAPMKMKKSGSQANKLMHLHNSEVGRQVLKASLEMKCKCHGVSGSCSIKTCWKGLQELRDIALDLKTKYLSATKVVHRPMGTRKYLVPKDIDIRPVKETELIYLQSSPDFCMKNEKVGSHGTQDRQCNKTSNGSDSCDLMCCGRGYNPYMDKVVERCHCKYHWCCYVTCKKCERTVERYVCK
- the WNT11 gene encoding protein Wnt-11 isoform X2, producing the protein MKPSLRFFLAGFLLLILQTGLCYGIKWIALSKTPLALALNQTQHCKQLEGLVVSQVQLCRSNLELMQTIIQAAREVIKTCRKTFSDMRWNCSSIELAPNYLLDLERGTRESAFVYALSAAAISHTIARACTTGDLPGCSCGPIPDAPMKMKKSGSQANKLMHLHNSEVGRQVLKASLEMKCKCHGVSGSCSIKTCWKGLQELRDIALDLKTKYLSATKVVHRPMGTRKYLVPKDIDIRPVKETELIYLQSSPDFCMKNEKVGSHGTQDRQCNKTSNGSDSCDLMCCGRGYNPYMDKVVERCHCKYHWCCYVTCKKCERTVERYVCK